A section of the Xiphias gladius isolate SHS-SW01 ecotype Sanya breed wild chromosome 8, ASM1685928v1, whole genome shotgun sequence genome encodes:
- the LOC120793640 gene encoding troponin I, fast skeletal muscle-like has product MSEKKMSSSRKHHLKSLMLSIAKGLLEEEEREQEEERTAYMADNCPPLSMPRSMQELQELCREIHHKIDVIDEERYNLEMKVNKSNKEIDDLKIKVQDLVGKFKKPVLKKVRMSADAMLKALLGSKHTVNLDLRANLKQVKKEVKEEDKELRDVGDWRKNIEDKSGMDGRKKMFEAEA; this is encoded by the exons ATGTCAGA GAAAAAGATGTCTTCGAGTCGCAAGCATCATCTCAAG AGTTTGATGCTGTCAATCGCCAAAGGCttgctggaggaggaagagagggagcaagaggaggagaggacggCGTACATGGCCGACAACTGCCCTCCCCTGTCCATGCCCAGGAGCATGCAGGAGCTGCAG GAGCTGTGCAGGGAGATCCACCACAAGATCGACGTGATCGATGAGGAGAGATACAACCTGGAGATGAAGGTCAACAAGTCCAACAAGGAG ATCGACGACCTGAAGATCAAAGTACAGGACCTGGTTGGCAAATTCAAGAAGCCCGTCCTGAAGAAAGTGCGAATGTCCGCTGACGCCATGCTGAAGGCTCTGCTGGGCTCCAAGCACACAGTCAACCTGGACCTGAGGGCCAACCTGAAGCAGGTCAAGAAGGAGGTcaaggaggag GATAAGGAACTGCGTGACGTCGGTGACTGGCGTAAAAACATTGAGGACAAATCTGGTATGGACGGGAGGAAGAAGATGTTCGAGGCCGAGGCTTAA
- the LOC120793638 gene encoding troponin I, fast skeletal muscle-like — protein sequence MATEKRLSARRKHTLKSCMLVVAGHLLDAEAAVKAEEREKFLSNKCPPLELPYSKEELMELCEKLHEQIDLSEEERYSIEFKLNMVLNEVRDLNIKIVDLRGKFKRPRLKKVRMSADAMLKALLGSKHTVNMDLRANLKQVKKEVKEEDKQLRDVGDWRKNIEDKSDRKKMFDS from the exons ATGGCCACTGA GAAAAGACTGTCTGCGAGGCGCAAGCATACTCTGAAG AGCTGTATGCTGGTGGTGGCGGGTCATTTGTTGGACGCCGAGGCGGCGGTGAAggctgaggagagggagaagttcctgtcaaacaaatgtCCTCCTCTGGAGCTGCCGTACTCCAAGGAGGAGCTCATG GAACTTTGCGAGAAACTTCATGAGCAGATTGACCTCAGTGAAGAGGAGAGATACAGCATAGAGTTCAAGCTGAACATGGTTCTCAATGAG GTCAGAGATCTCAACATCAAGATTGTGGATCTGAGGGGAAAGTTCAAGAGACCTCGGCTGAAGAAAGTGCGTATGTCCGCTGACGCCATGCTGAAGGCTCTGCTGGGCTCCAAGCACACAGTCAACATGGACCTGAGGGCCAACCTGAAGCAGGTCAAGAAGGAGGTcaaggaggag GACAAGCAGCTGCGCGACGTGGGAGACTGGCGTAAGAACATTGAAGACAAGTCTGATAGGAAGAAGATGTTTGATAGTTAA